One segment of Actinomyces sp. 432 DNA contains the following:
- a CDS encoding glutamyl-tRNA reductase, with protein MTIHLLSADHRTQGLDAVARLGATAAHLGPDLMRALPQLRGAIVLGTCNRLALLLDAPQALPADALRHDVTGFLARRAGLRPAAEALSGTHPGAGRHWADAGPVAAEPVELTAWSGNAAVNELFATAAGLESMVVGEREIAGQLRRAMRVATEEDTLSTDLSRAVEHASTASRRVAHETGLAGNGRSVVGVGVDLAARHLPPLEGVRTLIVGTGAYAGATVTALRRRGVIDISVYSRSDRAAAFAVGRGLRAIDDVALPDALAGADLVITCRGLGAPVLTRELVAPAAAERAAGPARPVPSRPHAGNRLRPLVILDLALTRDVERAVGSMPGVRLIDLPSVQRSVPAAEARQVQAARAIVDEETALFERMLSGRRMDPVVCSLRGHVAELVEEEVARLRVRDGQVDAGDAARALHHLAARMLHHPTVAARAAAEAGRGQDYLDALDLLLGVEIAADLRAAVAPATTTPAPTAPAPGGAQ; from the coding sequence GTGACTATCCATCTGCTCTCCGCCGACCACCGCACCCAGGGCCTCGACGCGGTCGCCCGCCTGGGTGCAACCGCCGCGCACCTCGGCCCGGACCTCATGCGCGCCCTCCCACAGCTGCGGGGCGCGATCGTCCTGGGGACCTGCAACCGCCTGGCGCTGCTACTGGACGCACCGCAGGCCCTCCCGGCCGACGCCCTGCGTCACGACGTCACCGGCTTCCTGGCCCGGCGTGCGGGCCTGCGCCCCGCCGCCGAGGCGCTCTCCGGCACGCACCCCGGGGCCGGACGGCATTGGGCCGACGCGGGCCCGGTTGCGGCGGAACCCGTCGAGCTGACCGCCTGGAGCGGAAACGCTGCCGTCAATGAGTTGTTCGCCACCGCCGCCGGGCTGGAGTCCATGGTTGTGGGCGAGCGCGAGATCGCCGGCCAGCTACGTCGTGCCATGCGGGTTGCCACCGAGGAAGACACTCTCTCAACCGATCTGTCCCGCGCCGTCGAGCACGCCTCCACCGCCTCCCGCCGCGTCGCCCACGAGACCGGCCTGGCGGGCAATGGCCGCTCCGTCGTGGGGGTCGGCGTAGACCTGGCTGCCCGTCACCTGCCGCCTCTTGAGGGCGTGCGGACCCTGATCGTCGGTACCGGGGCCTATGCGGGCGCCACGGTGACCGCCCTGCGTCGGCGCGGGGTCATCGACATCTCCGTCTACTCCCGCTCGGACCGGGCCGCCGCCTTCGCCGTCGGCCGCGGACTCAGGGCGATTGACGACGTCGCCCTGCCCGACGCACTGGCGGGAGCCGACCTGGTCATCACCTGCCGGGGCCTGGGCGCCCCGGTGCTGACCCGCGAGCTCGTGGCCCCGGCCGCTGCCGAGCGGGCAGCAGGCCCCGCGCGGCCCGTCCCGTCCCGGCCGCACGCCGGGAACCGCCTCCGCCCCCTGGTGATCCTCGACCTTGCGCTCACCCGTGATGTGGAAAGGGCCGTCGGCTCCATGCCCGGGGTGCGGCTGATCGACCTGCCCAGCGTGCAGCGATCCGTGCCCGCGGCCGAAGCCCGCCAGGTGCAGGCCGCGCGCGCCATTGTGGATGAGGAGACCGCCCTGTTCGAGCGCATGCTGTCCGGGCGGCGCATGGATCCGGTGGTTTGCAGCCTGCGCGGGCATGTGGCGGAACTCGTTGAGGAGGAGGTTGCCCGCCTGCGCGTGCGTGACGGCCAGGTGGACGCCGGCGACGCCGCCCGCGCCCTGCACCACCTGGCGGCCCGCATGCTGCACCATCCCACTGTTGCCGCCCGTGCCGCCGCCGAGGCCGGGCGCGGCCAGGACTACCTCGACGCCCTCGACCTGCTGCTGGGCGTGGAGATCGCCGCCGACCTGCGCGCCGCGGTTGCCCCGGCCACAACCACCCCGGCCCCAACCGCCCCGGCCCCGGGAGGAGCCCAATGA